From Eptesicus fuscus isolate TK198812 chromosome 13, DD_ASM_mEF_20220401, whole genome shotgun sequence, the proteins below share one genomic window:
- the CARS1 gene encoding cysteine--tRNA ligase, cytoplasmic → MAGSSADQGKGRRAQPPWAPPAGSEPCKLRLYNSLTRNKDVFVPQNGRRVTWYCCGPTVYDASHMGHARSYISFDILRRVLRDYFQFDVFYCMNITDIDDKIIRRARQSHLFERYRGRRPRPAQLLQDVHAALEPLSVKLSETTDPDKKQMLERMQRAVQLATEPLEEAVRSDLAAEEVDRRAQVLLEEARDVLSDWLDSTLGSEVTDNSIFSELPRFWEAEFHKDMAALNVLPPDVLTRVSEYVPEIVRFVQKIVDNGYGYVSSGSVYFDTGKFASSERHSYGKLVPEAVGDQQALQEGEGDLSVSAERLSEKRSPNDFALWKASKPGEPSWPSPWGKGRPGWHIECSAMAGTLLGASMDIHGGGFDLRFPHHDNELAQSEAYFENDCWVRYFLHTGHLTIAGCKMSKSLKNFITIKDALRRHSARQLRLAFLMHAWKDTLDYSSNTMESALQYEKFMNEFFLNVKDLLRTPVDVTGQFEKWEEEEAALNESFYDKKTAVHEALCDNVDTRSALEEMRALVSQCNLYMAARKAARRRPNRALLESIARYLTHLLQIFGAIEEESSLGFPVGGPGSSLNLEGAVLPYLQVLSEFRAGVRRIAREKHVPEVLQLSDALRDDVLPELGVRLEDHEGLPTVVKLVDRETLLREREEKRRAEEERRRKKEEAARKKQEQEAARLAKMKIPPSEMFLSEGDKYSRFDENGLPTHDTEGKELSKGQAKKLRKLFEAQQKLHAEYLQMAPCRGSP, encoded by the exons ATGGCAGGTTCCTCCGCGGATCAGG GTAAAGGCCGGCGCGCGCAGCCCCCGTGGGCCCCTCCGGCCGGCTCCGAGCCCTGCAAGCTGCGCCTGTACAACAGCCTCACCCGGAACAAG GACGTGTTCGTACCGCAGAACGGGAGACGGGTGACCTGGTACTGCTGCGGGCCCACCGTCTACGATGCGTCCCACATGGGGCACGCCAG GTCCTACATCTCCTTCGACATCCTGAGGCGGGTGCTGAGGGACTACTTCCAGTTCGACGTGTTTTATTGCATGAACATCACGGACATCGACGACAAG ATCATCCGCAGGGCCCGGCAGAGCCACCTGTTTGAGCGGTACCGGGGGCGGCGGCCCCGCCCGGCCCAGCTCCTGCAGGACGTGCACGCCGCGCTGGAG CCGCTCTCGGTGAAACTGAGTGAGACCACGGATCCCGACAAGAAGCAGATGCTGGAGCGCATGCAGCGCGCAGTGCAGCTCGCCACCGAGCCGCTGGAGGAGGCCGTGCGCTCCGACCTGGCCGCAGAGGAGGTCGACCGCCGTGCGCAG GTGCTGCTGGAGGAGGCCCGGGATGTGCTCTCTGACTGGCTGGACTCCACCCTGGGCAGCGAGGTGACCGACAACTCCATCTTCTCCGAGCTGCCCCGGTTCTGGGAGGCGGAGTTCCACAAGGACATGGCGGCCCTGAAC GTCCTCCCTCCCGACGTGCTGACCCGGGTCAGCGAGTACGTGCCCGAGATCGTGCGCTTTGTCCAGAAGATCGTGGACAACGGCTACGG CTACGTCTCCAGCGGGTCCGTCTACTTCGACACGGGGAAGTTCGCGTCCAGCGAGAGGCACTCGTACGGGAAGCTGGTGCCCGAGGCCGTGGGGGACCAGCAGGCCCTGCAGGAGGGGGAAG GCGACCTGAGCGTCTCGGCAGAGCGCCTGAGCGAGAAGCGGTCCCCCAACGACTTCGCGCTGTGGAAGGCCTCGAAGCCGGGAGAGCCGTCCTGGCCGAGCCCGTGGGGGAAG GGGCGCCCGGGATGGCACATCGAGTGCTCAGCCATGGCAGGCACCCTCCTGGGCGCCTCGATGGACATCCACGGGGGCGGCTTCGACCTCCGCTTCCCCCACCACGACAACGAGCTGGCGCAGTCGGAG GCTTACTTTGAGAACGACTGCTGGGTGCGGTACTTCCTGCACACGGGCCACCTGACCATCGCCGGCTGCAAGATGTCCAAGTCGCTCAAAAACTTCATCACCATCAAGGACGCCCTGAGGAGGCACTCGG CGAGGCAGCTGCGCCTGGCCTTCCTCATGCACGCGTGGAAGGACACGCTGGACTATTCGAGCAACACCATGGAGTCGGCCCTGCAGTACGAGAAGTTCATGAAC GAGTTTTTCCTGAACGTGAAGGACCTCCTCCGCACGCCCGTGGACGTCACCGGCCAGTTCgagaagtgggaggaggaggaagccgcGCTGAACGAGAG CTTTTACGATAAGAAGACGGCGGTGCACGAAGCCCTCTGCGACAACGTGGACACGCGCTCCGCCCTGGAGGAGATGCGGGCGCTGGTCAGCCAGTGCAACCTGTACATGGCCGCCCGCAAGGCCGCGAGGAGGAGACCCAACCGCGCCCTGCTGGAGAGCATCGCGCGGTACCTCAcccacctgctccag ATCTTCGGGGCCATCGAGGAGGAGAGCTCCCTGGGGTTCCCTGTCGGGGGACCCGGAAGCAGCCTAAAC CTCGAGGGCGCCGTCCTGCCGTACCTGCAGGTGCTGTCGGAGTTCCGGGCGGGCGTGCGCAGGATCGCCCGGGAGAAGCACG TCCCCGAGGTCCTGCAGCTCAGCGATGCCCTGCGGGACGACGTCCTGCCTGAACTTGGGGTGCGGCTGGAGGATCACGAAG GCCTGCCGACCGTGGTCAAGCTGGTGGACAGAGAGACgctcctgagagagagagaggagaagagaagg gcggaggaggagaggaggaggaagaaagaggaggccGCCCGGAAAAAGCAAGAACAAGAG GCGGCCAGACTGGCCAAGATGAAGATCCCGCCCAGCGAGATGTTCCTGTCCGAAGGCGACAAGTACTCCAGGTTTGACGAAAAC GGCCTGCCCACACACGACACGGAGGGCAAGGAGCTGAGCAAGGGCCAGGCCAAGAAGCTGCGGAAGCTCTTCGAAGCCCAGCAGAAGCTGCACGCGGAGTACCTGCAGATGGCCCCGTGCAGAGGCTCCCCgtga